A region of Rubrobacter calidifluminis DNA encodes the following proteins:
- the cas3 gene encoding CRISPR-associated helicase Cas3', with translation MRFLARPARGGRSEELLKDHLAAVARMAERKVLTLPISGRAHLAALARLCGLTHDFGKYTTYFQEKLPPLEKKPPREEYSHHSFVSALLGAFVAKSRHPEDVEAPLLVYLAIHRHHGHLVTPQEVLPRKEDLRDAPTFAGLSSGLRRELAAVEAQLEDMRGAHREQIVSELAELGVPEAEEFLSLESWWKLLPEMRRSCRRLLKGGDPEATRRYWRLLLLFSALIDADKHVSAAAAGEPSRHSIPPSLVEDHVRSLKDHEAPGSPNARRLAGMRDEIREECARRIEERPLDELYPAILSLTAPTGSGKTLAALETALRLRERIRKETGHLPRVIYALPFVNIIEQNADVIESVLRRCPGFDASPYDHLLRSHHLAPLTGDENEEEAVEDKLLSTEAWEPEIVVTTFVSLFESLLTNRNRPLKRLHNVAGSILVLDEVQSIPYEQWRLVGHVLTTLVSDLGCTVIQMTATRPHILPGAKELLKNPEQNFAGLSRTRLVPHRNVRTIEELADFIEDIKSPNRSLLVVLNTISSSIELYRMLKERLDLSPYREYGREGADASIFYLSTNITPWQRSRRVRLLKRCMRRGAKPLVVSTQVVEAGVDLDFDEVIRDQGPLDSIVQVAGRCNRSGDIPTPAPVYVVFLENENSRPFAEMVYGRVLPLISREMLQEEVGEPELHALVERYFATVEERKSDDFSIEYIAAVRELEFDRREGEHITISRYRFIQEELATMPMLVEMNERAAEAVESLASLYREKEKNRTRIRRAYREVAPFTVTPTVNRLRKNFPPQHPEIPEHFYLSLDEIRSSGSTFYDIETGYKWGEDEAMLL, from the coding sequence ATGAGGTTCCTGGCGCGTCCGGCGCGGGGAGGGAGATCGGAGGAGCTCCTGAAAGACCACCTCGCGGCGGTAGCCCGGATGGCGGAGAGAAAAGTGCTCACGCTCCCTATCTCGGGCCGAGCGCACCTCGCCGCTCTCGCCCGGCTCTGCGGGCTCACCCACGACTTCGGCAAGTACACGACCTACTTTCAGGAGAAGCTTCCACCGCTGGAGAAGAAGCCCCCCAGAGAAGAGTACTCCCACCACTCCTTCGTCTCCGCGCTCCTTGGGGCGTTCGTCGCTAAAAGCCGGCATCCTGAGGATGTCGAAGCCCCGCTTCTCGTCTACCTCGCGATCCACCGCCACCACGGCCACCTCGTGACCCCGCAGGAGGTGCTGCCCCGCAAGGAGGACCTGAGAGACGCCCCGACCTTCGCGGGTCTTTCGTCGGGTCTCCGCAGAGAGCTCGCCGCCGTCGAGGCTCAGCTAGAAGACATGCGCGGGGCGCACAGGGAGCAGATAGTCTCCGAGCTGGCAGAGCTTGGGGTTCCGGAAGCAGAAGAGTTTCTATCGCTAGAGAGCTGGTGGAAACTCTTGCCGGAGATGCGCAGGTCGTGCCGGAGGCTTCTCAAAGGAGGAGATCCGGAGGCAACCCGTCGCTACTGGCGGCTGCTCCTCCTCTTCTCCGCGCTCATAGACGCCGACAAGCACGTCTCGGCAGCGGCCGCCGGAGAGCCCTCCCGCCACTCCATCCCACCCTCGCTGGTGGAAGATCACGTGCGAAGCCTGAAGGATCACGAGGCGCCCGGATCTCCCAACGCGCGGCGGCTCGCCGGGATGCGGGATGAGATCCGCGAGGAGTGCGCCCGGAGGATCGAGGAGAGACCGCTCGATGAGCTCTACCCGGCCATTCTCAGCCTCACCGCGCCCACCGGCTCGGGGAAGACGCTCGCCGCGCTGGAGACGGCGCTCAGGCTCAGGGAGCGCATCCGGAAGGAGACCGGGCATCTGCCGCGCGTCATCTACGCCCTCCCCTTCGTGAACATCATCGAGCAGAACGCCGATGTGATCGAGAGCGTGCTGCGCCGGTGTCCGGGCTTCGACGCTTCTCCCTATGACCACCTCCTGAGAAGCCACCACCTCGCCCCGCTCACCGGAGACGAGAACGAAGAAGAAGCGGTGGAAGACAAGCTCCTCTCCACGGAGGCGTGGGAGCCGGAGATCGTGGTGACCACCTTCGTCTCGCTCTTCGAGAGCCTGCTCACGAACCGCAACCGGCCGCTCAAGCGGCTGCACAACGTCGCCGGGAGCATCCTGGTGCTGGACGAGGTGCAGAGCATACCCTACGAGCAGTGGAGGCTCGTGGGGCACGTCCTCACGACGCTCGTGAGCGACCTCGGTTGCACCGTGATCCAGATGACTGCGACCCGCCCCCACATCCTTCCCGGTGCCAAAGAGCTGCTAAAGAACCCCGAGCAAAACTTCGCCGGGCTCTCCCGGACGCGCCTCGTTCCCCACCGGAACGTGCGGACCATCGAGGAACTCGCGGACTTCATCGAGGACATTAAATCCCCAAACCGCTCTCTGCTCGTGGTGCTGAACACCATCTCGAGCTCCATAGAGCTCTACCGGATGCTGAAAGAACGCCTCGACCTCTCTCCATACCGGGAGTACGGCAGGGAGGGAGCGGACGCCTCCATCTTCTACCTCTCGACCAACATTACCCCCTGGCAGCGTTCGCGGCGGGTGCGGCTGCTCAAGAGGTGCATGAGACGGGGCGCGAAGCCGCTCGTCGTCTCCACGCAGGTGGTCGAGGCCGGGGTGGATCTCGACTTCGACGAGGTCATAAGAGACCAGGGACCGCTTGATTCCATCGTGCAGGTGGCCGGGCGATGCAACCGGAGCGGCGATATCCCCACCCCAGCTCCGGTGTACGTCGTCTTTCTGGAGAACGAGAACTCGCGTCCCTTCGCCGAGATGGTCTACGGACGGGTGCTCCCCCTCATCTCCCGCGAGATGCTGCAAGAAGAGGTTGGGGAGCCGGAGCTCCACGCTCTCGTCGAGCGCTACTTCGCCACTGTGGAGGAACGCAAGAGCGACGACTTCTCGATCGAATACATCGCCGCCGTAAGGGAGCTCGAGTTCGACCGCCGGGAGGGTGAGCACATCACCATAAGCCGCTACCGCTTCATACAGGAGGAGCTCGCGACCATGCCGATGCTCGTGGAGATGAACGAGAGAGCCGCGGAGGCCGTAGAGAGCCTTGCGAGCCTCTACCGTGAGAAAGAGAAGAACCGCACCAGGATCCGGCGCGCCTACCGGGAGGTTGCACCGTTCACCGTAACCCCCACCGTGAACCGGCTGCGCAAGAACTTCCCCCCACAGCACCCCGAGATCCCGGAACACTTCTACCTCTCGCTCGACGAGATCCGCTCGAGCGGCTCGACGTTCTACGACATTGAGACGGGATACAAGTGGGGCGAAGACGAGGCGATGCTGCTTTGA
- the cas4 gene encoding CRISPR-associated protein Cas4: MSITGTLVQSYAVCPRQAWLMARQMEPEREFELLVEGRLNQLEHYERSMKEIELPGIKLDRVRREGGRLVLSEVKKSTRYLPAARLQVGYYLLRLREEGIEASGEILVPKERFREEVELTPQLEEDVRETVKKLEQLLVRPLPPPAERIRYCSKCAYAEFCWS; the protein is encoded by the coding sequence TTGAGCATCACGGGCACGCTCGTTCAGTCTTACGCGGTCTGCCCCCGGCAGGCGTGGCTGATGGCGCGTCAGATGGAGCCCGAGAGGGAGTTCGAGCTGCTGGTGGAGGGGAGGCTCAACCAGCTCGAGCACTACGAGAGGTCGATGAAGGAGATCGAGCTGCCGGGGATCAAACTCGACCGCGTGCGGCGCGAAGGAGGCCGGCTCGTTCTCTCCGAGGTGAAGAAGTCCACCCGTTACCTGCCTGCGGCGCGGCTGCAGGTCGGCTACTACCTGCTGCGGCTGCGGGAGGAAGGGATCGAGGCCAGCGGCGAGATCCTGGTGCCCAAAGAGCGGTTCCGCGAGGAAGTCGAACTTACACCGCAACTCGAAGAAGACGTGCGCGAGACGGTAAAGAAGCTGGAGCAGTTGCTGGTGCGTCCGCTCCCCCCGCCGGCGGAGCGCATCCGCTACTGCAGCAAGTGCGCCTACGCGGAGTTCTGCTGGTCTTAG
- the csx2 gene encoding TIGR02221 family CRISPR-associated protein: protein MKKLVCVVGTGEYKQVNYLFGTWRRHTNLAPVAIGCCVIGAGEDLELVALLTRRARDRYEEELCSEAERQGWAYTPVDIPDGKSEAELWEIFEKFGEHLKEGDEVILDLTHGFRHLPALLLSAVQYHAARKRIKTLGVYYGAYEARDESNNVPIFDLTPLVDLPEWSYGVRLFSDYLLPGPLGEMLERIQRRSHQRSGEQPFTRLQQVGRALFDLEAPLASGMPLEAGFEAHRALEKARSAEEELSRLAPLRGFWEELKGQLTSFALPEPEAPKGNKPKKGMILTIEELERQAHLVDGYLAISDLRAAATLMRELIVSAVILHTQDPKRWLEGEERQRAERRLGVIASWNRGAFQLKKLLSKEQQELATLWDQVRERRNALAHAGMREDMVKFDDKALREIHAKIKENLCNPGFWSTEVERKDERWLVSPLGMTPGALYTAIVQESPDHLFIITSQKAKQKVGEILTEAGREDLEVSCLILDDPFNGFDEAREKAEEALKEHGPRWAAAQEVIVNRTGGTTCLGWAVERIEAALRRDLGLESRTVACIDRRDPEEQRKRPYVRGEVIDITERGEEE from the coding sequence GTGAAGAAGCTCGTTTGCGTCGTCGGAACAGGAGAATACAAGCAAGTCAACTACTTATTCGGCACGTGGCGACGGCATACCAATCTGGCTCCGGTCGCGATAGGCTGCTGCGTAATCGGCGCGGGGGAAGACCTTGAGCTCGTCGCCCTCCTCACCCGAAGGGCCAGAGATAGATATGAGGAAGAGCTGTGCTCCGAGGCCGAACGGCAAGGGTGGGCCTACACACCCGTCGACATTCCGGACGGGAAATCCGAAGCGGAGCTCTGGGAGATCTTCGAGAAGTTCGGGGAACACCTGAAGGAAGGCGACGAGGTCATCCTGGACCTCACCCACGGCTTCCGCCACCTCCCGGCCCTGCTCCTCTCGGCGGTTCAGTACCACGCCGCGCGCAAGAGAATAAAAACCCTCGGCGTCTACTACGGAGCCTACGAGGCCCGGGACGAGAGCAACAACGTCCCCATCTTCGACCTCACTCCGCTCGTGGATTTGCCCGAATGGTCCTACGGGGTCAGGCTCTTCTCCGACTACCTGCTCCCCGGCCCGCTGGGTGAGATGCTGGAGCGCATCCAGCGCAGATCCCACCAGCGCAGCGGCGAGCAGCCGTTCACCCGTCTGCAGCAGGTTGGTCGCGCGTTGTTCGATCTCGAAGCGCCCCTCGCCTCCGGCATGCCGCTCGAGGCCGGCTTCGAAGCTCACCGAGCGTTAGAAAAGGCGCGCTCAGCAGAGGAGGAGCTCTCCCGCCTCGCTCCGCTCAGGGGCTTCTGGGAGGAGCTGAAAGGGCAGCTCACAAGCTTCGCTCTCCCGGAGCCAGAAGCACCAAAGGGAAACAAACCAAAGAAAGGCATGATCCTGACGATCGAAGAGCTGGAGCGCCAGGCGCACCTTGTCGACGGGTACCTCGCCATCTCGGACCTCCGGGCTGCGGCGACCCTGATGCGGGAGCTCATCGTCTCGGCGGTCATACTCCACACACAGGACCCGAAACGCTGGCTGGAGGGGGAAGAACGTCAGAGAGCGGAGCGCCGGCTCGGGGTGATCGCCTCGTGGAACAGGGGAGCGTTCCAGCTCAAGAAGCTTCTCTCCAAAGAGCAGCAAGAGCTGGCCACACTCTGGGATCAGGTCAGAGAGAGGCGCAACGCCCTCGCCCACGCCGGGATGCGCGAGGACATGGTGAAGTTCGACGACAAAGCCCTGCGTGAGATCCACGCAAAGATAAAAGAGAACCTGTGCAACCCTGGCTTCTGGAGCACAGAGGTCGAACGCAAGGACGAGCGCTGGCTCGTCTCCCCGCTCGGAATGACCCCCGGCGCGCTTTATACCGCCATCGTGCAGGAGAGCCCGGACCATCTGTTCATCATCACGAGCCAGAAAGCCAAACAGAAGGTCGGCGAGATCCTGACCGAAGCCGGCCGCGAAGACCTCGAAGTCTCCTGCCTTATCCTCGACGATCCCTTCAACGGTTTCGACGAAGCCCGAGAGAAGGCCGAGGAGGCCCTGAAAGAACACGGACCGCGCTGGGCCGCAGCGCAGGAGGTCATCGTCAACCGCACCGGCGGCACCACGTGTCTCGGCTGGGCCGTGGAACGCATCGAGGCCGCGCTCCGAAGAGACCTCGGCCTCGAGTCCCGCACCGTAGCCTGCATAGACCGTAGAGACCCCGAAGAGCAACGCAAGCGGCCATACGTAAGGGGCGAGGTCATCGACATAACGGAAAGAGGAGAGGAGGAGTGA
- the cmr1 gene encoding type III-B CRISPR module RAMP protein Cmr1, producing the protein MEKIEATFRVVTPMFMSGADQSKAELRLPSIKGALRFWWRALAWSRYGDLQKIREEETRLFGSTDEGQAAVLLKLFSQTMPKVLEKGQILKDGENVVGEGTRYLGYGVMEAFASKNRSTQAGQLIRPCLLSPFEFTLELRFGRLATEQQISSSIETLKLMGLVGSLGSKSRKGYGSLTLTKLSYSNEPWSPPSDVHKMVESLTRFSKDSPHPLFTAISRDSRFIVVEGREGESTLSLLDRVGREMMFYRSWGRNGTVLGSPSEKNFKDDHDLMSGLKTNIKYPRRVVFGLPHNYGKQRHLQVTPAYHDRRASPLFIHIHQTKNADAPLAVLSFLPSAFLPQNEPLKLLNTTALPRYDKSFWKPIDDFLERMKGTHQRPPRKRRQQFANVVEV; encoded by the coding sequence ATGGAGAAGATAGAGGCCACCTTCCGCGTCGTCACCCCGATGTTCATGAGCGGGGCCGATCAGTCAAAAGCCGAGCTGAGGCTCCCCTCCATAAAGGGTGCTTTGCGCTTCTGGTGGCGCGCCCTCGCCTGGAGCAGATACGGCGACCTGCAGAAGATCCGGGAAGAAGAAACCCGCCTCTTCGGCAGCACCGACGAGGGACAAGCAGCAGTGCTCCTGAAGCTCTTTTCTCAGACCATGCCAAAGGTCCTGGAAAAGGGACAGATACTCAAAGATGGAGAAAACGTCGTAGGAGAAGGAACCCGGTATTTAGGTTACGGCGTTATGGAAGCATTCGCGAGCAAGAATAGAAGCACGCAGGCAGGACAGCTGATCAGACCATGCTTGCTTTCTCCGTTTGAGTTTACGCTCGAGCTTCGATTCGGAAGGCTTGCCACAGAGCAGCAAATAAGTTCATCAATTGAAACGCTCAAGTTGATGGGTTTAGTAGGCAGCTTGGGGAGCAAGTCCCGCAAAGGATACGGCAGCCTCACGCTAACGAAACTGAGCTACAGCAACGAACCATGGAGTCCGCCAAGTGACGTTCATAAGATGGTTGAGTCTCTGACAAGGTTTTCGAAAGACTCTCCTCACCCTCTGTTCACAGCGATCTCCCGAGACTCCCGTTTCATTGTAGTCGAAGGCCGCGAAGGGGAATCAACGCTGAGCCTGTTGGACAGGGTGGGCCGCGAGATGATGTTCTATCGCAGCTGGGGACGCAACGGTACGGTACTGGGATCGCCTAGCGAGAAGAATTTCAAGGATGACCACGATTTGATGAGCGGTCTCAAAACGAACATCAAGTATCCAAGACGCGTCGTATTCGGGCTTCCTCACAACTACGGAAAGCAAAGGCACCTCCAAGTTACACCGGCATACCACGACAGGCGCGCCAGTCCTCTCTTCATTCACATACACCAGACCAAGAACGCGGACGCTCCTCTGGCGGTACTGAGCTTCCTGCCTTCAGCTTTCTTGCCCCAGAACGAACCTCTGAAGCTGCTGAATACGACTGCGCTTCCCCGATACGACAAGTCGTTCTGGAAGCCCATAGACGATTTTCTGGAACGCATGAAAGGTACACACCAACGGCCTCCACGCAAACGTCGCCAGCAATTCGCCAACGTAGTGGAGGTGTAA
- the cas10 gene encoding type III-B CRISPR-associated protein Cas10/Cmr2, producing MNKDNKLLHFTLGPVQGFVSQARRTRDLWSGSFLLSYLSGQAMRAVLDGGGKVIFPEVGDQPSITDPLLAAIMGHPLSGNENPQTGSLPNRFKAEVPDDFDPKRCRDAVQSRWQEIADVVWERYVVLVAGHGKGTKEIWERQVESFWEMGWVLGEDPGDRSDQRWLDLRKNWRTHHPPAEPGDKCTLMGSWQEISGYVRARECKSQEEFWDALRRKSGELNLGEHERLCAIALIKRLFPGVAEDAIGWKLEAGTWPSTPYMAAVPWIEEAYEKPEAKEYLCILEEGDRLSWAFGEYNTKLPCLEKAGRFARLDGNLFHKTALDNERAMPELSAQKREKLLDVLSKLNRAVGHPASPFYALLLMDGDRLGSLLQHDQIDPKDVSRALARFTEGVDEIVGEHCGRTVYAGGDDVLALLPLDRALSAAEKLRERFLKSFDAVLGGRRPKGEDGEPLRTTISAGLVFAHYNTTLRSVMREAHRLLDEVAKDRNGRDSLAASVLTGSGRTVEWVSGWEESPGGPLITRHLQNLASSFDEQFAGRFFYNVRERFGVLTGEDDHTLIPGLDAEKLLVAEYLKNREREGDREAAEAVIEQLLKVCRERRGGEPANEKTLNVSGAMLVRFLATKGRGVER from the coding sequence GTGAATAAAGACAACAAACTGCTCCACTTCACCCTCGGTCCGGTGCAGGGGTTCGTCTCTCAGGCGCGGCGCACGCGCGATCTCTGGTCCGGCTCTTTCCTCCTCTCTTATCTCTCCGGACAGGCAATGCGCGCGGTGCTCGATGGAGGCGGGAAGGTGATATTCCCTGAAGTCGGTGACCAACCGAGCATCACCGACCCGCTCCTCGCCGCGATCATGGGGCACCCGCTGTCTGGCAATGAAAACCCGCAGACCGGCTCGCTACCGAATCGCTTCAAGGCGGAGGTGCCGGACGACTTCGATCCGAAGAGATGCCGTGACGCCGTCCAGAGCAGGTGGCAAGAGATCGCCGATGTGGTCTGGGAACGCTACGTCGTGCTGGTGGCGGGCCATGGCAAAGGCACGAAGGAGATCTGGGAGCGGCAGGTAGAGAGCTTCTGGGAGATGGGCTGGGTGCTGGGAGAAGACCCCGGCGACCGCAGCGACCAGCGCTGGCTCGACCTTCGCAAGAACTGGCGCACCCACCATCCACCCGCCGAGCCGGGAGACAAGTGCACCCTGATGGGGAGCTGGCAGGAGATCTCCGGGTACGTGAGGGCGCGAGAGTGCAAGTCGCAGGAGGAGTTCTGGGATGCGCTTCGCCGAAAGAGCGGCGAACTCAACCTCGGAGAGCACGAGCGGCTGTGCGCCATCGCGCTCATCAAGCGGCTCTTCCCAGGCGTCGCGGAGGATGCGATCGGCTGGAAGCTCGAGGCGGGCACCTGGCCCTCGACACCGTACATGGCGGCGGTTCCCTGGATCGAGGAGGCCTACGAAAAGCCGGAGGCCAAAGAGTATCTGTGCATACTGGAGGAAGGGGACCGGCTAAGCTGGGCCTTCGGCGAGTACAACACGAAGCTTCCCTGCCTCGAGAAAGCCGGCAGGTTCGCCAGGCTCGACGGCAATCTCTTCCACAAGACGGCGCTCGACAACGAGCGAGCCATGCCCGAGCTCTCCGCGCAGAAACGAGAGAAGCTGCTCGACGTCCTGAGCAAGCTGAACAGAGCAGTGGGGCACCCGGCATCGCCTTTCTACGCGCTGCTCTTGATGGACGGAGACCGGCTCGGGAGCCTGCTACAGCACGATCAGATAGACCCGAAAGACGTCTCCCGGGCGCTGGCGCGCTTCACCGAAGGGGTCGATGAGATCGTCGGGGAGCACTGCGGCAGGACGGTCTACGCCGGAGGCGACGACGTACTCGCGCTCCTGCCGCTCGACAGGGCCCTGAGCGCGGCGGAGAAGCTCAGGGAGCGTTTCCTGAAATCCTTCGACGCGGTGCTCGGCGGGCGAAGGCCGAAAGGAGAGGACGGCGAGCCACTCAGAACCACAATCTCCGCCGGGCTCGTCTTCGCCCACTACAACACCACCCTGCGCTCGGTGATGCGGGAGGCACACCGGCTGCTCGACGAGGTCGCCAAGGACAGAAACGGCCGCGACAGCCTCGCGGCTAGCGTCCTCACCGGCAGCGGGCGCACCGTCGAGTGGGTCTCCGGCTGGGAAGAAAGCCCCGGAGGACCCCTCATCACAAGACACCTGCAGAACCTCGCGTCCTCCTTCGACGAGCAGTTCGCCGGCCGCTTCTTCTACAACGTGCGCGAGCGTTTTGGTGTTCTCACCGGGGAGGACGATCACACGCTCATACCCGGCCTCGACGCCGAAAAACTCCTCGTCGCCGAGTACCTGAAGAACCGGGAGCGCGAAGGAGACAGAGAGGCGGCAGAGGCGGTCATCGAGCAACTCCTGAAGGTGTGCCGCGAACGCCGGGGAGGCGAGCCGGCCAACGAAAAAACGCTCAACGTCTCAGGAGCGATGCTGGTGCGCTTCCTCGCGACCAAGGGAAGGGGGGTGGAGAGGTGA
- the cmr3 gene encoding type III-B CRISPR module-associated protein Cmr3, translating to MRYYLLEPLDTLFFRDGSPFNAGETGQMEVLGTFPPSPTTVVGALRAAFARRLGWQYGDWSEDIKKKLGDGADLGPLRFSGPYVAKDGEPLFPVPLHLLRSGRTLVFLRPGEAALSTDIGEGRLPEISTRTKGLKPLEKAYLTRRGMEKALRGEIPDPEDVFEASELWSGENRVGIQRDPDSHTTREDALYQTTHVRLKKGVALAAGVEGYDGEAPGLLTLGGESRMANLKPCELSLPEAPSLEPGGGGLRYTATLITPARIRDEGWRKPGGALPGLPGRVVSACVGKPVLIGGWDTEKKKPLPLEPYLPPGSTWFMEAEAAEPDEVEEMHTRHIGDKREWGYGQILIGGWR from the coding sequence GTGAGATACTACCTGCTCGAGCCGCTAGACACGCTCTTTTTCAGGGACGGCAGTCCCTTCAACGCTGGTGAGACGGGACAGATGGAGGTTCTGGGGACCTTCCCTCCCTCCCCCACCACCGTAGTCGGAGCGCTCCGGGCCGCCTTCGCCCGCAGGCTCGGCTGGCAGTACGGTGACTGGTCAGAGGACATTAAGAAGAAGCTCGGCGACGGCGCAGACCTCGGTCCCTTGCGATTCTCCGGTCCCTACGTGGCAAAGGACGGAGAACCCCTCTTTCCAGTCCCGCTGCACCTGCTGCGCTCAGGCAGGACCCTTGTGTTTCTCAGGCCCGGCGAAGCTGCGCTCAGCACCGATATCGGGGAGGGGAGGCTTCCCGAGATCAGTACTAGGACCAAGGGCCTCAAGCCGTTGGAAAAAGCTTATCTCACCCGTAGAGGCATGGAGAAGGCGCTACGAGGAGAGATCCCCGATCCAGAAGACGTCTTCGAAGCCTCGGAGCTCTGGAGTGGGGAGAACCGGGTCGGTATTCAGCGCGATCCCGACAGCCACACCACCCGGGAAGACGCCCTCTACCAGACAACCCACGTACGCCTGAAGAAGGGCGTTGCGCTCGCAGCCGGCGTCGAAGGCTACGACGGCGAAGCTCCCGGTCTGCTCACGCTCGGAGGGGAGAGCCGCATGGCGAACCTGAAGCCGTGCGAGCTCTCTCTACCGGAGGCCCCAAGCCTGGAGCCCGGGGGAGGCGGGCTGCGCTACACCGCGACGCTCATCACCCCGGCACGAATAAGAGACGAGGGCTGGAGAAAGCCCGGCGGAGCGCTTCCAGGGCTGCCGGGTCGGGTGGTCTCGGCCTGCGTCGGGAAGCCGGTCCTGATAGGTGGCTGGGACACGGAGAAAAAGAAACCTCTTCCCCTCGAACCATACCTTCCCCCCGGCAGCACGTGGTTCATGGAGGCCGAGGCGGCAGAGCCGGACGAGGTGGAAGAGATGCACACCAGGCACATCGGAGACAAAAGAGAGTGGGGCTACGGGCAGATCCTGATAGGAGGGTGGAGATGA
- the cmr4 gene encoding type III-B CRISPR module RAMP protein Cmr4 has protein sequence MRAKIVGMLAETFVHPGTGQTTGAIDLPVAREAATDYPFIAGSSLKGALLDDYRQQDDEGAKRIFGEQDNAGDLLVSDARLLLLPVRSLTSAFKWVTCPHLLERLERDLKRSGKADAGFNIPAVERKRALAGGSGRLFLEERSFEVMGDVPEDVVEAVGSLIPHKNVRERLEERLTILHDDDFAWFARYGLPVQARNVLDTNKKSENLWYEETLPPDTLMYSVLAQRNGKNGTLDDVKEKIGDYLQVGGNETVGQGWFSLGWRD, from the coding sequence ATGAGAGCAAAGATCGTGGGCATGCTGGCCGAGACCTTCGTGCACCCCGGCACGGGGCAGACCACCGGGGCCATAGACCTCCCCGTGGCGCGCGAGGCGGCGACGGACTACCCGTTCATCGCGGGCTCGAGCCTCAAAGGCGCACTGCTCGACGACTACAGACAGCAGGATGACGAAGGCGCGAAGCGCATCTTCGGGGAGCAGGACAATGCGGGCGACCTCCTCGTCTCTGACGCCCGGCTCCTGCTTCTGCCGGTGCGCAGCCTCACGAGCGCGTTCAAGTGGGTCACCTGCCCGCACCTCCTGGAGCGCCTCGAGCGCGACCTGAAGCGCTCCGGGAAAGCGGACGCGGGCTTCAACATCCCCGCAGTGGAGCGCAAGAGAGCCCTCGCCGGAGGGAGTGGCAGGCTCTTTCTGGAGGAGCGCAGCTTCGAGGTCATGGGAGATGTTCCGGAGGACGTGGTGGAGGCGGTCGGCTCCCTGATCCCGCACAAGAACGTCCGAGAACGTCTCGAAGAACGGCTCACCATCCTGCACGACGACGACTTCGCGTGGTTCGCCCGCTACGGGCTCCCCGTGCAGGCCAGGAACGTGCTCGACACGAACAAGAAAAGCGAGAATCTCTGGTACGAAGAGACGCTCCCGCCCGACACCCTGATGTACTCGGTGCTCGCCCAGAGAAACGGCAAAAACGGCACCCTCGACGACGTGAAAGAGAAGATCGGGGACTACCTGCAGGTCGGGGGGAACGAGACGGTCGGGCAGGGCTGGTTCTCGCTCGGATGGAGGGACTGA
- the cmr5 gene encoding type III-B CRISPR module-associated protein Cmr5 — MAEERTLEQRRAAHALAKITELQKRGKDGYGNYKSYVSALPAAILSGGLGQAAATALSRKDRKGYLQLYEHLSGWLCGGDAESPYPRGDLLKNITEGSQDDYLRAQAEALAYLTWLKKFADAFLEGERGEE, encoded by the coding sequence ATGGCGGAAGAGAGGACGCTGGAGCAGCGCCGGGCGGCGCACGCGCTCGCGAAGATCACCGAGTTGCAGAAGAGAGGGAAAGACGGGTACGGCAACTACAAGAGCTACGTCAGCGCCCTTCCGGCGGCCATCCTGTCGGGCGGACTCGGACAGGCTGCGGCTACCGCGCTGTCCCGCAAAGATCGCAAGGGCTATCTCCAGCTCTACGAACACCTCTCCGGCTGGCTCTGCGGCGGCGACGCAGAGAGCCCTTATCCGCGGGGCGATCTGCTGAAGAACATCACGGAGGGCTCACAGGACGACTACCTCCGCGCGCAGGCCGAGGCCCTCGCCTATCTCACGTGGCTCAAGAAGTTCGCCGATGCCTTCCTCGAAGGCGAGAGGGGGGAGGAGTAA